Proteins co-encoded in one Candidatus Eisenbacteria bacterium genomic window:
- a CDS encoding septum formation initiator family protein: MRDISRRLARHRSSFARGDAPLLRRVPWLWALLALWAVYTVFLSEHSLWKLSSLDRETRRSEAQLTATRAEIDRLENELAEPRRRRALAERVLRERNGFASPNETIYRFDGESVDSL; encoded by the coding sequence ATGCGCGACATTTCGAGACGTCTCGCCCGACACCGCTCGTCGTTCGCGCGCGGCGATGCCCCGTTGCTTCGACGCGTGCCGTGGCTGTGGGCGCTGCTCGCGCTGTGGGCCGTCTACACGGTGTTCCTGAGCGAGCACAGTCTGTGGAAGCTCTCGAGCCTCGACCGCGAAACGCGCCGGTCCGAAGCGCAGCTCACCGCCACGCGGGCGGAGATCGATCGACTCGAGAACGAGCTGGCGGAACCGCGCCGTCGCCGAGCGCTCGCCGAACGCGTACTGCGAGAGCGCAATGGATTCGCCTCTCCCAACGAGACGATCTATCGCTTCGACGGTGAATCGGTCGACAGCCTCTAA